Below is a window of Aggregicoccus sp. 17bor-14 DNA.
GCACGGCGGACACGATGGACTCGATCGCCTGCGTCATGTGCGCGATGTCCAGGCGTGAGACCTCGTCCGCGGGCGTGTGGTAGTCGGCGTGCAGGTTGTAGGACGAGAGCGTGTGGGCCGGGATGCCGAGCCGCGCGAAGGCGATGTTGTCGCTGCGCTCGTAGAAGTGCTGGGCGGGCCGCGGATCCGCCACGATCTCGAGCCCCTCGTGCGTGAACGACTCGCCCATCGTCGAGCGCTCGTAGCCGGTGAGCCAGAGGTGCCCCGCGCCGCCCACGAGCGGGTCCGGCCGGCCGATCATCTCCACCTCCAGCTCAGCCACCGTGCGCTCCAGGGGTGCGACCGGGTGCTGCAGGTACCACTTCGCCCCCAGCGTTCCCTCCTCCTCGCCGGTGGTGGCAATGAAGAGCACGGTGCGGCGCGGGCGCGGCCCCTGCGCGAGCGCGCGGGCAGCCTCCAGCACCGCCGCGACGCCGGACGCATCGTCGTCCGCGCCGTTGTAGATGGCGTCGCCGTTCACCGCGGGCCCCACGCCGAGGTGATCGTAGTGCGCGCCCACCACCACCACCTCGTCCTTCAGCGCGGGGTCCGCGCCCTCGAGGCGCCCCACCACGTTGAGGCCGGTGCGCCGCTCGGCCTCGGGCACGGAGGCGGGGTCCTGCCCCGGCGGGACGAGGACGAGGCGGGGCGGGCTGTAGCGCGTGTCCAGCTTCAGCGGCACGCGCTGGAAGAAGCCGTCGTCGCCCGCCGGGGTCACCCCGAAAGTGCCCAGCTGTCCGGCGATGTAGTCGGCAGCGCGCGCGGCGCCGGGGGAGCCGGTGAGGCGTCCCTCCATGTCGTCCGCGGCGAGGACCGTGACGTGCGCGCGCACGTCTTCGCTGCGCACGGACCCCGGGTCGGTGGGCTCGGAGCTCGAGCAGGCGCACAGCAGGAGGAGGGAACAGAGCAGCGTTCGCATCGCGCGCACGCTCGCACTGCGCGCCTCCCGGCCCGCGTGCGCGTCAGCGCGAGGAGAGGACGAAGAGGTTGCCGTCCGGGTCCTTGAACTTGGCGAAGGTGCCCCACGGCTGCTTCTGGGGCTCTCCCTCGAACTCCACGCCGCGCGCCTTGAGCTGCGCGTAGCTCTCCATCACGTCGTCCGAGCCGAAGGCGCCATTGAAGAAGCTGCCCACCCGGTCCTCCTGGCCCTCCGGCGTGAAGAGCACCACGGCGGTCTGCGCCCCCGGGATGCGCAGCTCGATCCACCGCTGCTTCGGCCCCATCGGCTGGTCCGTCGCGACCTTGAAGCCGAGCTTCTCCGTGTAGAACGCGAGCGCGCGGTCCTGGTCGCTCACCGGGATGCCGACGAACTTCACCATCTTGATCATGTCTCTGCTCCCTGCGCGCCAGGGGGCGGCGCGAGCCCCAGCAGGTACCGCATTCGTGCTGCCGGTGGAAGGCTGCGCGTGGCTGCTATAGTAGGGGTCACTGTAGTGACCGATGGGAGAGCGATGAGCACCACCCCGGTGGACACCTACGTGCTGGAGACGCTGATGCCGGACCTGGTGGGGCACGACCGCTCGCCCTCGGCCTTCCTCGTCTACCTGCACCTGTGGCAGCAGACGGCGGGGACGCGCGGGCGGCAGGTGGCGCGCAGCCTCGCGCAGATGGCCGAGGAGACGGGGCTCTCCAAGAGCGCCGTGCAGGCGGCGCTGCGGGTGCTCAAGCGCCGGCGCCTGGTGCGCGCGGAGCGCGCGAGCCTCACCGCGGTGCCGGTGTACGAGGTGCTGCGACCCTGGGTGCGCCGCTGAGCGGCCCCGGGCCCTGCTCCGGCGCGAGGCCGAAGAAGCGCGCCTGCAGCTCGGTGGCGCAGAGCCCCGGAGCGCTCGCGGCGTAGAGGCCCACGCTGCCACAGGCGAGGCCACTGCCCTCGAAGGGGAGCGCCGGGTCCACGGCGACCGCGTGGCCGAGGCCGTACAGTTCGTAGCTCTCCACCAGCACCGGGCCACCCGCGGGGCCGAAGGTGCGGTGGGCGAAGCGCGCCTCGGAGCTCCCGGTGCCCGCCGCCCCATCCAGCTGCAGGGCGTACGTCCACTGCCACACCGACGCGTCCAGGTTCGCCACCGCCACCACCGGGTCCGCGCTGCCGTGCCACAGGGTGACGCGTGGGCGAGGGCCGGTGAAGCTGGGGTAGGCGCTGCGCACGAGCTCTCCCCAGGCGGCCGGAGACTTCGTCACGCCCGGACTCATGCAGGCCGTGGCCTCGGCCAGGTTCGTGGCGCAGCCGTAGGGGCCGCCCGCGTTGATGGCGCCCGCCGCGAAGACGTCCGGGTAGGTGGCCAGCATCGCCGCCGCCATGAAGCCGCCGGCGGAGAAGCCCACGACGAAGATGCGCTGGGAGTCCACCGCGAGCGTGCCCTGCAGGTGCGCCACCATCTGCCGGATGGAGAGCGCCTCGCCCTGTCCGCGCGTGGTGTCCCCGGGGAGGAACCAGTTGAAGCAGCCGCTGCGGTTGTTGCTCGCCTGCTGCTGCGGGTAGGCCACGGCGAAGCGGTATGCGTCGGCCGCCGCGCTCCAGCCCGTCGCCTCGATGTCGGCCGCCGACTGCGTGCAGCCGTGCAGCACCACCACGAGGGGGGAGCCCGGCGGCAGCCCCGCGGGGACGTGCGTGTACAGGAGCAGGTTGCCTGGGTTGGTGCCGAAGCTCGTCACCTGCGTGAGCGCGGCAGGCGCCGTCGCCGGCGCGTCCGCGAGGCCACAGGCCGGCAGTCCTGCCAGGAGGAGGAAGAGCGCAAACAGGAGGATCGGGGATCGCAGGTTCATGGTGGCGAGCCCGTGCTTCTACCGCGTCGGGCCGCGGGGCGCCCGTGTGCGCCACGCTCGCGGGCCGTGAGCACTCCGGGTGCGCTGCTCCTCCCCGGCATCCGGGGTGGGATACGAGGCGCCGCGGGCCTCTGCGCTACGCTGTCCCCCGTGAGCAGCCCGCTTCCCGACTCCTGCCCCCGCTGCGAAGCCCCACGCGCCGCGGGCCCCGAGTGCCCGCGCTGCGGCGTGCTCTACGCGCGTGCCCGGCCGAGGCCTGCGGCCCCTCCGACTGACACCGAGCCGGAGCCCGCGTGGGCGCTGCGGCCCCCGACGCCTGCGTGGGAGGGTGAGCTCGAGGCGCAGCGCTGGGAGCTGGGGGTGCGCGCGCTCGCGCTCCCGGTGGCGTTGCTGCTCGCCTTCCTCGTGCAGGGCACGCAGCTGGGGCGGTCGCTGGTGCGCATCTTCTTCGGGATGTGGCTGCACGAGCTGGGGCACGCGGTGACGGCGTGGCTGTGCGGCTTCTCCGCGGTGCCCGGCTTCTGGTTCACCTCCATCGCGGACGAGCGCTCCGTCGTGGTCTCGCTGGTGATCGCCGCGGCGCTGGCCTACGCCGGCTGGCGCCTGTGGCGCGCGCACGGGCCCCTCTCGGCAGCGCCCCTGGGCGTTCTGCTGCTCGTGCAGGCGGTGTGCACCCTGGGGCTGAGCGCGTCGCGAGCGCAGGGGCTCATCCTCTTCGGAGGGGACGCGGGAGACCTCGTGCTGGGCAGCCTGCTGATGGCGACGCTCTACGCGCCCGAGGCGAGCCGCCTGCGCACCGCGAGCCTGCGCTGGGGCTTCCTCGCCATCGGGGCCTTCGGCTTCATGGACGCGGCGGAGCAGTGGTGGGCGGCCGTGCGGGACCCGGAGCGCATCCCCTACGGCCTGCAGGAGGGGGTGGGCCTGAGCGACCCGAGCCGCCTCACCGAGGACCTCGGCTGGACGCAGGGTGCGCTCGTCGGCCGCTACGTGACGTTGAGCGGGGTGTGCCTCGCAGCGCTCGCGCTGCTCTATGTCTGGGGACTCGCGCAGCAGCGCCGGCGCGTGGCGAGCACCGGGCGCTGAGTGCTCCCTCTCCCTGCGAGCTCCTACCCCTTGTGCTCCGCGAGCCCGAGCACCGTGCCGCCCACCAGCTGCAGCCAGGACTCGGTCGCGCCGTAGAAGGTGGTCCGCTGCTCGACGAGCACGCGGGCCCCGGACAGCGCGCGCTTGGCCTCGGCGAGCGAGGGTACGTCGGCGTAGAGCACGTGCGTGGGCTTCAACGCGGCCACCACCGGCAGGTCCTCGGCGAGGCTCTCGCGCGTCTGGAGCATCAGCTCGCCCGCGGGCCCCGCGAGGATGGCGAAGCCCGCCGCCCCCGTCTCCGGCACCTGCATCACCTTCGCGTAGCCGAGCGCCTGCCACGTGGAGAGGCAGGGCTCGATGCGGTCCACCACCAGCAGCGTCGTCAGCTTCTTCAGGCTCATCGTCTCGTCCTCCCGCGTCGGGTGTGGAGTCTCTTCTACGCCCCGGTCGCGGCCTCGACTTGGACGAATCCGACATCGCGCTCCGCGCGCAGCGCCTGGGGCGTGCGGCCGGTGAGGGCGCGGCAGTCGCGCAGCAGGTGGGACTCGTCCGCATAGCCTGCCTGCGCAGCGAGGGCGGCCTGCACCAGGGACTCCGGCTGAGCCAGCGCGTGCGAGAGGCGCGCGATGCGCGCGAAGAGCTTGGGACCATAGCCCACGCGCTCGCGGAACAGCCGCTCCAGCTGCCGCTCGCCGACGCCGACCTGCTCCGAGACCTCGCGCACGGGCAGCGTGCCGTGGGCCTGCTCGAGCAGCATCACGGCGTGGTGCACGCGCGGGTCGAAGGCGCGCCGCCGCAGGGTGGCCTGCTGCAGCAGCGCCTCCACGCGGGCGATGCGCGCCTGGGGCGTGCGGGCCTCTGCGACCTGCTCGGCGAGCGCAGCGACAGCCCGGGAGGCGACCTCCGCCACCGCCACGTGCTGGTCCGCGAGCGCATGGGCGGGCTCCTCGAGCAGCAGCGCCGCGGCGCCGGGACGGAAGCGCACGCCAAAGAGCCGCGTGCCCGCCGGAAGGTCCACCACCTCGGCGCGCGTCATCGGCCCCGCGATGCTGCCCTCGCCGGACGCGAGGTCCACCAGCAGGTCCATGCACCCATCCGGCAGGACGCGGTGCGCGTGGCCCGCGCCCTCGTAGAGCCAGAAGGCGTCCACCCAGCGGGAGAGCGCGAGCGGGGAGGGGGCTTGCTGCAGCATGGCGACTCAGCGCCCCTCTTCCAGCAGGGCGAGCCGCTGATGGATGAGCCACGCGTCGAGCGCGGCGGTGTTGGGAGGATCGTCCGGGAGGTGGCTGTCGGCGAGCGCGCGGTCGAGCCGCTCGAAGGCGCTGGGGACGCGCGCCTCCCAGCGGCGCACCATCTCCGGCGGCAGCTCGCTCTTCTCGCCCCGCCGCTTCTGCTCCACCAGCTCCAGCGCCTCTTCGAAGCCGTAGCGTGCGAGCAGGCGGGTCACGTCCGTCACCACCTCGCCGGTGAGCAGCAGGTGGGTGCCGGTGAGGGTGGTGCGCAGCACGTAGAGCAGCTTCTTCGCGGAGGTGCGCCCCGTGCGCTCCCACTCCTGCTTCTGCTGACCAGCGAAGCCCGCGTAGTGGCGGTGGACGCGCTTGGAGAGCGCCCCGCGAACCAGCGGCTGCAGCGAGGCGAGGACCGGCTGGTGCTCGAAGGTGAAGCCCGAGAGGAAGCGCTCGATGAAGTTCCCGTTTCCCTTGAGGACGCCGAGCAGCACGCCCCCCAGCTCGTTCGACGAGTAGTCCACCTCGACTCCGTCCACCACCTCGAGCCGCTCGGAGGCGCGCGCGGGGCGGGGGAAGCCGAGCAGGGATTCGGTGGGGTCCAGGTGCACCGCCTTCACATCCAGGTCCGAGTCCGGCGAGGGAAAGCCGTACGCATGTGCGCCCGAGAGCGAGACCACCAGGTGGCGCCGGTGCGCCCCCTCCTCGGTGAGGACGCGCGCCGCGACCTCGCGCTGGTGCGGCGTGAGGACCTCCTGCACTTCGGGGCTCATGCTTCCTCCTCGGGGGCCACAGGCTCGGGCGGCGGGGGCGCAGCAACACCGAAGGGACCCGGCACGCCCTGCACGTGGCGCCGAGCGACCTCGTCGCCGATGCGCTTGAGCAGCGCGTCGGCGCGCACGTAGTCAGGGTGCTCGGGCAGGCGGCTCGCGTCGCGGGCCTGCTCCAGCGAAGGGGCGAGGGCCTCTGCCTCGGCGAGCACCTCGTCGAGGCTCACCTCGCCGCGCTTGATGCGCAGCAGGCGCTCGCGGAAGGCGCCCGTCGCCTCGAACTGCGGCGCGCCGTCGCGCAGCCAGCCCGCGGCGAGGTGGATGAGGCGCAAGAGGTTGTAGGCGTTCTTCGGGCGCAGCTCCCTCGCGTCCGCGGGCCTGCGGCCGCCCGAGCGCGCATAGCGCTGCATGGAGGCGAAGTCGTTGGCCTCGATGAGGCCCTGGTCCGAGAGCGAGCGGTAGAGCTGCTTGATGTACGTCTTGGCCTGCAGCAGCGCGTTCTCGGGGGAGGCCGCCTGGCGCGGGGAGATGCGTGCGAGCCGGGCCGCCACCTCGTCCAACGTGGGAGAGGGCTCCTGCGCGAGCCAGTCCAGCACCAGGTCGCGGTGCTGCGCGAGGCGCTGGCTCGCGGAGAGCTTGTTCAGCTGGCTCAGCGCATAGCGGCCGAAGCTGCCGAACATGAGCTTGGAGACGAAGGCGTCGCGCGCCTCCAGCAGCCACTCGCCGATGACGTCGGTGGCTTCGGCCGAGGGGACGAAGAGCAGCTCCAGCGTGTTCGGGTCCGCGCGCAGCGCCTGCTGCACGAGCTTGCGCGTCTCCCAGAAGGTCTGGCTCCCGTCCGCGCTCACCAGGTCCACGGGCGGTGACACGAGGCCCACCGTCCACAGCAGGGGCAGGGCAAAGGCGCCGCGCACGTCCGTGTCCGAGCCCTCGTCCGCGAGCCCCCACGCGCGGCTGCCCACCGTGCCGGTGAGCACCGTGCAGGGGATGAGCGCGGCCCAGGAGCTCTCGCGCCGCTGGGCGAACTCGAGCTGGCCCGCCTTGCGCGGCGTGAGCTCGGCGCGCGCGAACCAGAGCTCGCCCACGCCGACGATGAGCACGTCGAAGCCGCCATCCCGCGCGCGGACCACGCGACCGATGAGCCCCTGCGGGATGCGGCGGCCATCCACCACGCGCTCCACCCGCGTCGTCACCTCCGTGCCGTGGGGCAGGGGGATGGAGAGCGGGTCGATGTCGCTCAATGCGGAGAGTCGCTGGGTCATGGGGAGGCGAAGCGCGCTACCCTCAGTCTCCGATGAATGCCGACGAGTGGAAAGCCTGGAGGGCGACGCCGCGCTGCGCGGAGCGAGGGCCCTTCGGCTGGCCATGTGTACGCGCCGCAGGCCACGTGGGAGAGCACGAGGCGCCCGCGGGGGCTACCTGGGGAGAGGACCCGCAGGCCTACCGCCACGCACCGGCGTGCGCGTGTGACGCCTGCGCAGCATCCCGGCGCGAGCGCGTGCCCGTGCTCCGCTTCGAGAAGAAGTAGGTCCTGGGAGGGCACACCACGCTCCCGTCCTCAACGGACACACGAGAGTGGCGCGAGGGCCACGGCCTCGAGAAGGAGAGGCCGGGAGGGAACGGGGCTTCTCCAGGTGGGTGAAGCCGTCCACGACGCGTGGACGCCTGTCCCGAAAGGAGACGCCCCTCCCGGGCGCGGACCGGCGCGCGCTGCAAATAGGTAAATACCTAGTTTACGTTTTTGCGCGACGCAGTCGTCCGCTCCCGAGGGGGCACGCACGCAGAGTGAAGTGCGGCGTGGAGGCGGGAGGCTCGCGCGGAGAAGGGACGCTTCATTGCGCGCGAGGTGCGCCCTCGGCAGGCCGCGCAGGAGAGCGCAGAAGGAAGCTTCCTTCCAGGCGGTGCGCCGGAACGGGCGGCCCTCTTGCGCGCAGCGCCAGCGCGTTACCCCTGAGCGTCGCGAGCCGGCGGCGCCCCGACGCCAAAGGCGCAGGCGCTCCGTTACCCTTCCACCCTCGACGCCCGCACCGGCAAGCCAACGCACCGTGCTGAGGACGGTGCGCGTGAAGCGGCAACGCCCGCGCACTCGGCCGAGGGCTCTTGTTCGCCGAGTCAGGGCGCGACATCCAAGAACGTCGCGCCTCGATTCGCGACCTGCCTGAATCGGATCAGGCCCGCGCGAGCCGCTGCAGCTCCTCGACCTCGGCGCGCAGCAGCCACTCGTCCGGGTGGCTGGCGCAGGCCTGTGCGAGCTGCTGCAGCGCCGAGGGGCTCGGGTTGCCCTGCTCGCGCAGGGTGCGCACCTGGCGGTACAGCTCCGCCACGGCCGGAGGCAGGGCGCTCGCCTTCTTCGCGCGCGCCTTGGCCTCGGCGTCGCCCTCGCTGAAGGCGTTGAGCTCGCCGAACCAGCGGTCCCAGGTGCCCGGGTCCGCAGGGCCACCGGCGACGGAGGGGAGCCCCGCGCTGAGGAAGAGCTCGCACACCGCGGGCAGCGGCAGCGCGCGCCCCTGCAGCTCGCCGCGCAGGTCCACCACCTCGCCGCCGCCCACCGCGAAGCCCTGCAGCCGCAGGCCGCTCTTCAGGCTCAGCTCGAAGGCGCCGCGCTCGGGCAGCTCGCCCCCGCCGAAGGCCACCAGCGCCGGCATGAAGCGCGGCTTGCTCCCGTCCTTGCCGCCACGCGACACCATCACCGGCCCCTCGAGCCGCGCGAGCGCCGTGCCGAGCCCCGGTGCGACCTCGCCGTCGCCCGTGAGCAGCTCCACCACGCGCCCCGTCACCTCGCGCCCGTCCGAGAGCACCAGGTGGTTCACCGTGCGCGCGTTCAAGGCCTCCTTCAGGCCGTGGTCCCCGCCGCGCTTCCACGCGAGCGTGGCCTCGAACTCGGCGAGCACCTCGAAGAGGTGGTCGAAGTCGCGCGCCACGAAGAGCTGCGGCTGCATCCGGGTGATGTCGTACTCGGTGTCCGCGCACGCGAGGCTGAGCGGCAGCTTCTTCACCGCCGGGGTGAGGCAGTGCTGCGCCTCGCCGATGCTCGAGAGCAGCCCGGCGCCGTAGAGGCGCGGGCGCTCCAGCTCGCCGATGAGCCCGTACTCCGCCGTCCACCAGTACAGGCGCGAGGCGCGGGTGCTCTCGCTCGTGTAGCGCCGGCTCTTCGCCGCGGCCTCGAGGCGGGCCTGGGCGTGGGCCACCTCCGCCTCGGTCGCGGTGGGGTCCTCCTTCACCACGCTCAGGTTGCGGATGGCCTCGAACACCGCCTGGTCCTCGACCGTGGCGATGGCCTTGAAGCCCGCCTTGCCGCAGCGCTTGAGGTAGTCCGCGTAGCGCGCGTTCGCGATGATGGGAGCGTGGCCCGCGCTCTCGTGCACGATGTCCGGCGCGGGCGTGTACTCGATGTGCTCGTGGGTGCGGATGTCCGCCGCGATGGCGAGCACGCCCAGCGCCTGCAGCTCGGTGAAGACCTCGGGAGGGATGAAGCCGCGCACGCCCACCGCGCCCCAGCCGAGGCGCGCGAGCCGCTCGTTCATCTCGTCCAGGCTGGG
It encodes the following:
- a CDS encoding M20/M25/M40 family metallo-hydrolase translates to MRSEDVRAHVTVLAADDMEGRLTGSPGAARAADYIAGQLGTFGVTPAGDDGFFQRVPLKLDTRYSPPRLVLVPPGQDPASVPEAERRTGLNVVGRLEGADPALKDEVVVVGAHYDHLGVGPAVNGDAIYNGADDDASGVAAVLEAARALAQGPRPRRTVLFIATTGEEEGTLGAKWYLQHPVAPLERTVAELEVEMIGRPDPLVGGAGHLWLTGYERSTMGESFTHEGLEIVADPRPAQHFYERSDNIAFARLGIPAHTLSSYNLHADYHTPADEVSRLDIAHMTQAIESIVSAVRLLADGDAPQWKPGLQPQSSEPVEPVRSLASAG
- a CDS encoding VOC family protein, with amino-acid sequence MIKMVKFVGIPVSDQDRALAFYTEKLGFKVATDQPMGPKQRWIELRIPGAQTAVVLFTPEGQEDRVGSFFNGAFGSDDVMESYAQLKARGVEFEGEPQKQPWGTFAKFKDPDGNLFVLSSR
- a CDS encoding helix-turn-helix domain-containing protein, which codes for MSTTPVDTYVLETLMPDLVGHDRSPSAFLVYLHLWQQTAGTRGRQVARSLAQMAEETGLSKSAVQAALRVLKRRRLVRAERASLTAVPVYEVLRPWVRR
- a CDS encoding PHB depolymerase family esterase; its protein translation is MNLRSPILLFALFLLLAGLPACGLADAPATAPAALTQVTSFGTNPGNLLLYTHVPAGLPPGSPLVVVLHGCTQSAADIEATGWSAAADAYRFAVAYPQQQASNNRSGCFNWFLPGDTTRGQGEALSIRQMVAHLQGTLAVDSQRIFVVGFSAGGFMAAAMLATYPDVFAAGAINAGGPYGCATNLAEATACMSPGVTKSPAAWGELVRSAYPSFTGPRPRVTLWHGSADPVVAVANLDASVWQWTYALQLDGAAGTGSSEARFAHRTFGPAGGPVLVESYELYGLGHAVAVDPALPFEGSGLACGSVGLYAASAPGLCATELQARFFGLAPEQGPGPLSGAPRVAAPRTPAPR
- a CDS encoding DUF6597 domain-containing transcriptional factor translates to MLQQAPSPLALSRWVDAFWLYEGAGHAHRVLPDGCMDLLVDLASGEGSIAGPMTRAEVVDLPAGTRLFGVRFRPGAAALLLEEPAHALADQHVAVAEVASRAVAALAEQVAEARTPQARIARVEALLQQATLRRRAFDPRVHHAVMLLEQAHGTLPVREVSEQVGVGERQLERLFRERVGYGPKLFARIARLSHALAQPESLVQAALAAQAGYADESHLLRDCRALTGRTPQALRAERDVGFVQVEAATGA
- a CDS encoding DNA polymerase beta superfamily protein encodes the protein MSPEVQEVLTPHQREVAARVLTEEGAHRRHLVVSLSGAHAYGFPSPDSDLDVKAVHLDPTESLLGFPRPARASERLEVVDGVEVDYSSNELGGVLLGVLKGNGNFIERFLSGFTFEHQPVLASLQPLVRGALSKRVHRHYAGFAGQQKQEWERTGRTSAKKLLYVLRTTLTGTHLLLTGEVVTDVTRLLARYGFEEALELVEQKRRGEKSELPPEMVRRWEARVPSAFERLDRALADSHLPDDPPNTAALDAWLIHQRLALLEEGR
- a CDS encoding DNA polymerase beta superfamily protein yields the protein MTQRLSALSDIDPLSIPLPHGTEVTTRVERVVDGRRIPQGLIGRVVRARDGGFDVLIVGVGELWFARAELTPRKAGQLEFAQRRESSWAALIPCTVLTGTVGSRAWGLADEGSDTDVRGAFALPLLWTVGLVSPPVDLVSADGSQTFWETRKLVQQALRADPNTLELLFVPSAEATDVIGEWLLEARDAFVSKLMFGSFGRYALSQLNKLSASQRLAQHRDLVLDWLAQEPSPTLDEVAARLARISPRQAASPENALLQAKTYIKQLYRSLSDQGLIEANDFASMQRYARSGGRRPADARELRPKNAYNLLRLIHLAAGWLRDGAPQFEATGAFRERLLRIKRGEVSLDEVLAEAEALAPSLEQARDASRLPEHPDYVRADALLKRIGDEVARRHVQGVPGPFGVAAPPPPEPVAPEEEA
- a CDS encoding aromatic amino acid hydroxylase, with the translated sequence MTPTERTIARLPAHLRRYVVTQDYAGYTPRDHAVWRHILGKLRGHLGERAHSVYMEGLEATGIGRESIPSLDEMNERLARLGWGAVGVRGFIPPEVFTELQALGVLAIAADIRTHEHIEYTPAPDIVHESAGHAPIIANARYADYLKRCGKAGFKAIATVEDQAVFEAIRNLSVVKEDPTATEAEVAHAQARLEAAAKSRRYTSESTRASRLYWWTAEYGLIGELERPRLYGAGLLSSIGEAQHCLTPAVKKLPLSLACADTEYDITRMQPQLFVARDFDHLFEVLAEFEATLAWKRGGDHGLKEALNARTVNHLVLSDGREVTGRVVELLTGDGEVAPGLGTALARLEGPVMVSRGGKDGSKPRFMPALVAFGGGELPERGAFELSLKSGLRLQGFAVGGGEVVDLRGELQGRALPLPAVCELFLSAGLPSVAGGPADPGTWDRWFGELNAFSEGDAEAKARAKKASALPPAVAELYRQVRTLREQGNPSPSALQQLAQACASHPDEWLLRAEVEELQRLARA